In Halichondria panicea chromosome 13, odHalPani1.1, whole genome shotgun sequence, one genomic interval encodes:
- the LOC135345991 gene encoding uncharacterized protein LOC135345991, with the protein MVQVLTENCSIKIMFNIDKSAVSYKAPNPYSCDGQRSLFFFVDPPHLIKTVRNCWSKSGITGTRHMVINGQFIEWKQLWTVYDKVSGMAATSRGISILPKLKFEHLKLTSFSRMRVDLAAQVLSQSVASAFSYYNDPSTTETQKFVSYFDKFFDCMNVRSTTEWRKKKKPNLKPYTSIEDERLEWLQSEFLKYLKDSVKDTDLRAQDQNKMMLSRETMEGLQITVKSFVEMTKYILSETSTENSESLYFLSERISQDPIENYFGKQRARGRRNENP; encoded by the exons ATGGTGCAAGTCCTAACAGAAAACTGttcaataaaaattatgtttaACATTGATAAGTCTGCAGTATCATACAAAGCTCCTAATCCATACTCATGTGATGGCCAAAGatctcttttcttctttgttgacCCACCTCATTTGATCAAGACAGTCCGCAACTGTTGGTCTAAATCAGGAATAACTGGGACTCGCCACATGGTG atcaatGGGCAGTTCATCGAGTGGAAGCAACTGTGGACTGTTTATGACAAAGTATCTGGGATGGCAGCCACCTCCCGGGGTATATCAATTCTCCCCAAGCTGAAGTTTGAACATCTAAAGCTTACATCGTTTTCTCGTATGAGGGTTGATCTAGCTGCTCAA GTGTTGAGCCAGAGTGTTGCGAGTGCGTTCTCATACTATAACGATCCCTCTACTACTGAGACTCAAAAgtttgtgtcatactttgaCAAGTTTTTTGACTGCATGAATGTCAGAAGTACCACAGAATGGCggaaaaaaaagaaacctaaTTTGAAGCCTTACACATCTATTGAAGATGAACGGCTTGAG TGGCTACAATCTGAATTTTTGAAGTACCTTAAAGATTCTGTGAAAGACACAGATCTCAGAGCCCAAGATCAGAACAAGATGATGTTGTCAAGGGAAACCATGGAAGGCCTTCAAATTACTG TTAAGTCTTTTGTCGAGATGACGAAGTATATCTTGTCAGAAACGTCTACAGAAAATTCTGAATCATTGTACTTTTTGAGCGAGAGAATATCACAAGACCCAATTGAGAACTACTTTGGGAAACAGAGAGCCCGAGGAAGGAGAAATGAAAACCCATGA